A region from the Hydra vulgaris chromosome 10, alternate assembly HydraT2T_AEP genome encodes:
- the LOC136085683 gene encoding uncharacterized protein LOC136085683, with the protein MLMTIGEAYSLFKSEHINLKVGKSKFYDLRPFYVKLVNDLPHDICLCIYHENFRLLTNALQKKFNTMSDIIDRTVCNQNNQSCMFMECKANCGLPKFDEYVSNVIDSFGDDSNKPLFVFDQWSSENAQKIEQPLTSLLEACVLLRHQLPDYIRHVYIKRQQSAYFRLCRQNVSENELIIQMDFSENYTIMEQSEIQSAYWVHQQLTVFTAAVWSKNNTHSYAIVSDRLLHDKYAVLFIIKQLLSRYHNICKLHFFTDGPSSQFKNSYIMTAMNNLYKLSSDLVEIRWSFFATSHGKGAVDGIGGEIKRMVWTTVKSGKRYCRSLEDFVSIASEKNTKINIISITNECITANQSEIDETLLKDKFKVKGIRRHHSFLFNIGGAFMAICNQSEMVNIVKNSSSSLLINAVSSPSEMFKFNTISPGIFVFVELRSAGRAKTYLAEVLEILDNMAHIKFLKKQNELIFIYPSIDDLSWHDLCELKPLVSQPHFDNRGHIIIEPKCYNFTYF; encoded by the exons ATGCTGATGACCATAGGAGAAGCATACTCACTTTTTAAAAGTGagcatattaatttaaaagtgggGAAATCTAAGTTTTACGATCTGCGGCCATTCTATGTCAAGCTAGTAAACGATCTTCCCCACGATATTTGTCTTTGCATATACCATGAAAATTTCAGGTTGTTAACAAATgcccttcaaaaaaaatttaatactatgTCAGACATAATTGACAGAACTGTGTGTAATCAAAACAACCAATCTTGCATGTTTATGGAATGTAAAGCGAACTGTGGGTTGCCAAAGTTTGATGAATATGTTTCTAATGTAATAGACTCATTTGGTGACGATTCAAACAAACCGCTCTTTGTTTTTGACCAATGGTCCTCAGAAAATGCGCAGAAAATTGAACAACCACTAACATCTTTGTTAGAGGCGTGCGTATTACTGCGTCATCAATTGCCAGATTATATACGTCATGTGTATATAAAGCGACAACAAAGTGCATATTTTCGTTTATGTCGCCAAAATGTATCAGAAAATGAATTGATTATACAA ATGGATTTCAGTGAAAATTACACCATAATGGAGCAAAGTGAAATTCAATCTGCTTACTGGGTTCATCAGCAACTAACAGTATTCACTGCTGCAGTTTGGAGCAAGAACAATACACATTCCTATGCCATTGTATCCGATCGTTTACTTCATGATAAATATGCCGTCTTGTtcattattaaacaattattaagtcgttatcataatatttgtaaattacacTTTTTCACTGATGGTCCTTCATCTcaattcaaaaactcttatatCATGACAGCTATGAATAACTTGTACAAATTATCATCTGATCTTGTTGAGATTCGTTGGTCATTTTTTGCAACATCACACGGAAAGGGGGCAGTTGATGGCATAGGTggagaaataaaaagaatggttTGGACAACAGTAAAATCTGGAAAACGATATTGTCGCAGTTTAGAAGATTTTGTGAGCATTGCAAgtgaaaaaaataccaaaattaat atcATCTCGATTACAAATGAGTGTATTACTGCAAACCAAAGTGAGATCGATGAGACGCTTCTCAAAGATAAGTTTAAAGTCAAGGGTATTCGTCGGCACcactcttttctttttaatattggtgGTGCTTTTATGGCAATTTGTAACCAATCAGAAATGgtaaacattgttaaaaattcatcatcttcattattGATAAACGCGGTATCATCTCCATCTGaaatgttcaaatttaataCTATATCCCCAGGCATATTTGTCTTTGTAGAATTGCGTTCTGCTGGTAGAGCAAAGACATACCTTGCCGAAGTAttagaaattttagataatatggcacatataaaatttctaaaaaaacaaaacgaactcatttttatatacccATCTATAGACGACCTCTCCTGGCATGACTTGTGTGAGTTAAAACCGTTAGTATCGCAACCACACTTTGATAACCGTGGACACATTATTATCGAGCCAAAGTGTTACAACTtcacctatttttaa